The Ovis aries strain OAR_USU_Benz2616 breed Rambouillet chromosome 11, ARS-UI_Ramb_v3.0, whole genome shotgun sequence genome window below encodes:
- the CHD3 gene encoding chromodomain-helicase-DNA-binding protein 3 isoform X8, whose product MASPLRDEEEEEEEMVVSEEEDEEEEEGDEEEEEVEAADEDYEEDDDEGVLGRGPGHDRGRDRHSPPGCHLFPPPPPPPPPPLPPPPPPPPPDKDDIRLLPSTLGVKKRKRGPKKQKENKPGKPRKRKKLDSEEEFGSERDEYREKSESGGSEYGTGPGRKRRRKHREKKEKKTKRRKKGEGEGGQKQVEQKSSATLLLTWGLEDVEHVFSEEDYHTLTNYKAFSQFMRPLIAKKNPKIPMSKMMTILGAKWREFSANNPFKGSAAAVAAAAAAAAAAVAEQVSAAVSSATPIAPSGPPALPPPPAADIQPPPIRRAKTKEGKGPGHKRRSKSPRVPDGRKKLRGKKMAPLKIKLGLLGGKRKKGGSYVLQSDEGPEPEAEESDLDSGSVHSASGRPDGPIRTKKLKRGRPGRKKKKVLGCPAVAGEEEIDGYETDHQDYCEVCQQGGEIILCDTCPRAYHLVCLDPELDRAPEGKWSCPHCEKEGVQWEAKEEEEDYEEDGEEEGEKEEEDDHMEYCRVCKDGGELLCCDACISSYHIHCLNPPLPDIPNGEWLCPRCTCPVLKGRVQKILHWRWGEPPVAVPAPQQADGNPDAPPPRPLQGRSEREFFVKWVGLSYWHCSWAKELQLEIFHLVMYRNYQRKNDMDEPPPLDYGSGEDDGKSDKRKVKDPHYAEMEEKYYRFGIKPEWMTVHRIINHSVDKKGNYHYLVKWRDLPYDQSTWEEDEMNIPEYEDHKQSYWRHRELIMGEDPAQPRKYKKKKKELQGDGPPSSPTNDPTVKYETQPRFITATGGTLHMYQLEGLNWLRFSWAQGTDTILADEMGLGKTIQTIVFLYSLYKEGHTKGPFLVSAPLSTIINWEREFQMWAPKFYVVTYTGDKDSRAIIRENEFSFEDNAIKGGKKAFKMKREAQVKFHVLLTSYELITIDQAALGSIRWACLVVDEAHRLKNNQSKFFRVLNGYKIDHKLLLTGTPLQNNLEELFHLLNFLTPERFNNLEGFLEEFADISKEDQIKKLHDLLGPHMLRRLKADVFKNMPAKTELIVRVELSPMQKKYYKYILTRNFEALNSRGGGNQVSLLNIMMDLKKCCNHPYLFPVAAMESPKLPSGAYEGGALIKASGKLMLLQKMLRKLKEQGHRVLIFSQMTKMLDLLEDFLDYEGYKYERIDGGITGALRQEAIDRFNAPGAQQFCFLLSTRAGGLGINLATADTVIIFDSDWNPHNDIQAFSRAHRIGQANKVMIYRFVTRASVEERITQVAKRKMMLTHLVVRPGLGSKAGSMSKQELDDILKFGTEELFKDENEGENKEEDSSVIHYDNEAIARLLDRNQDATEDTDVQNMNEYLSSFKVAQYVVREEDKIEEIEREIIKQEENVDPDYWEKLLRHHYEQQQEDLARNLGKGKRVRKQVNYNDAAQEDQDNQSEYSVGSEEEDEDFDERPEGRRQSKRQLRNEKDKPLPPLLARVGGNIEVLGFNTRQRKAFLNAVMRWGMPPQDAFTTQWLVRDLRGKTEKEFKAYVSLFMRHLCEPGADGSETFADGVPREGLSRQQVLTRIGVMSLVKKKVQEFEHINGRWSMPELMPDPSADSKRSSRASSPTKTSPTTPEASAANSPCTSKPATPAPSEKGDGIRTPLEKDEAENQEEKPEKNSRIGEKMETEADTPSPSPSLGERLEPRKMPLEDEVPGVPGEMEPEPGYRGDREKSAEDVKGERELRSGPPRDEPRSNGRREEKAEKPRFMFNIADGGFTELHTLWQNEERAAISSGKLNEIWHRRHDYWLLAGIVLHGYARWQDIQNDAQFAIINEPFKTEANKGNFLEMKNKFLARRFKLLEQALVIEEQLRRAAYLNLSQEPAHPAMALHARFAEAECLAESHQHLSKESLAGNKPANAVLHKVLNQLEELLSDMKADVTRLPATLSRIPPIAARLQMSERSILSRLASKGTEPHPTPAFPPGPYATPPGYGAAFSAAPVGALAAAGANYSQMPAGSFITAATNGPPVLVKKEKEMVGALVADGLDRKEPRTGEVICIDD is encoded by the exons ATAAGGATGACATTCGACTGCTGCCTTCAACATTGGGCGTGAAGAAGAGGAAGCGAGGACCTAAGAAACAGAAGGAGAACAAGCCAGGAAAGCCCCGGAAACGCAAGAAGCTT gACAGCGAGGAGGAATTTGGCTCTGAGCGAGATGAGTACCGGGAGAAGTCAGAGAGTGGAGGCAGTGAATATGGAACCGGACCAGGTCGGAAACGGAGACGGAAGCAccgagaaaaaaaggagaagaagacaaaGCGGCGGAaaaaaggggagggagagggggggcAAAAG CAAGTGGAACAGAAGTCATCAGCAACCCTACTTCTGACCTGGGGCCTGGAGGACGTGGAACATGTGTTCTCCGAGGAAGATTACCACACACTCACCAACTACAAAGCCTTCAGCCAATTCATGAG GCCCCTGATTGCTAAGAAGAATCCTAAGATCCCAATGTCTAAGATGATGACCATTCTCGGGGCCAAGTGGAGAGAGTTCAGCGCCAACAACCCCTTCAAGGGGTCGGCGGCTGCTgtggcagcagcagcggcagccgcGGCGGCAGCTGTAGCTGAGCAGGTGTCAGCCGCTGTCTCCTCGGCCACCCCCATAGCACCTTCCGGACCCCCTGCCCTTCCACCACCCCCTGCTGCTGATATCCAGCCCCCACCCATCCGAAGAGCCAAAACCAAAGAGGGCAAAG GTCCAGGCCACAAGCGGCGGAGTAAGAGCCCCCGAGTGCCTGACGGACGCAAGAAGCTTAGGGGAAAGAAGATGGCACCACTCAAAATCAAGCTAGGGCTGCTGGGTGGCAAGAGAAAGAAGGGCGGCTCG TATGTTTTGCAGAGTGACGAGGGCCCCGAACCGGAGGCCGAGGAATCAGACCTGGACAGCGGCAGTGTCCACAGTGCCTCAGGCCGCCCTGATGGCCCCATCCGCACCAAGAAACTAAAACGAGGCCGgccaggaaggaagaagaagaagg TTCTGGGCTGTCCCGCTgtggctggggaggaggagatTGACGGCTACGAGACAGATCACCAGGATTACTGTGAGGTGTGCCAGCAGGGTGGGGAGATCATTCTGTGTGACACCTGCCCTCGTGCCTACCACCTCGTCTGCCTTGATCCTGAGCTTGACCGGGCTCCTGAGGGCAAGTGGAGCTGCCCTCACTGT GAGAAGGAGGGGGTCCAGTGGGAagccaaggaggaggaggaagactaTGAAGAGGacggggaggaggaaggggagaaggaggaagaagatgacCACATGGAGTATTGCCGCGTGTGCAAGGATGGCGGGGAGCTGCTGTGCTGCGACGCCTGCATCTCCTCCTACCACATCCACTGTCTGAACCCCCCGCTGCCCGACATCCCCAACGGCGAATGGCTGTGTCCCCGATGCACC TGTCCTGTGCTGAAAGGCCGTGTGCAGAAGATCCTGCACTGGCGGTGGGGGGAGCCACCCGTGGCCGTGCCAGCCCCCCAGCAGGCAGACGGGAATCCGGATGCCCCACCTCCACGACCTCTTCAAGGCAGATCCGAGCGAGAGTTCTTTGTCAAATGGGTGGGCCTGTCCTACTGGCACTGCTCCTGGGCCAAGGAGCTGCAG CTGGAAATCTTCCACTTGGTGATGTACCGAAACTACCAACGGAAGAATGACATGGATGAGCCCCCACCCCTGGACTATGGCTCTGGTGAGGACGACGGCAAGAGTGACAAGCGCAAGGTGAAGGACCCGCACTATGCCGAGATGGAGGAGAAGTACTATCGTTTTGGCATCAAGCCAGAGTGGATGACCGTCCACCGGATCATCAACCACAG TGTGGATAAAAAGGGGAATTACCACTATCTAGTGAAATGGAGGGACTTACCCTATGACCAGTCCACATGGGAGGAAGATGAAATGAACATCCCTGAATATGAAGACCACAAGCAGAGCTACTGGAGACACCG AGAACTAATTATGGGGGAGGATCCTGCTCAGCCCCGCAAgtataagaagaagaagaaggagctGCAGGGTGATGGGCCTCCCAGTTCTCCTACTAACGAT CCTACAGTGAAATATGAGACTCAGCCACGCTTCATCACAGCCACAGGAGGCACACTACACATGTATCAGCTGGAGGGATTGAACTGGCTACGCTTCTCATGGGCCCAGGGCACTGATACCATTCTGGCTGATGAAATGGGGCTGGGCAAGACCATACAAACCATCGTCTTCCTCTACTCACTCTATAAGGAG GGCCACACAAAGGGTCCCTTCCTGGTGAGTGCCCCGCTGTCCACCATCATCAACTGGGAGCGGGAGTTCCAGATGTGGGCACCCAAGTTCTATGTAGTAACATACACGGGTGACAAGGACAGCCGAGCCATCATTCGTGAGAATGAGTTTTCCTTTGAAGACAACGCCATCAAAGGTGGCAAGAAAGCTTTTAAGATGAAG AGGGAGGCACAGGTGAAGTTCCATGTTCTCCTGACATCATATGAGCTGATCACCATTGATCAGGCAGCTCTCGGCTCCATCCGCTGGGCCTGTCTCGTGGTGGATGAGGCCCATCGGCTCAAGAACAACCAGTCCAAG TTTTTCAGGGTCCTCAATGGCTACAAGATAGATCATAAGTTGCTGCTGACAGGGACTCCATTGCAGAATAATCTGGAGGAGCTCTTCCATCTACTGAACTTCCTCACCCCAGAGAGGTTTAA CAacctggagggcttcctggaggagtttGCTGACATATCCAAAGAAGACCAAATTAAGAAACTTCATGACTTGCTGGGGCCACACATGCTGCGGAGGCTCAAGGCAGATGTCTTTAAGAACATGCCAGCCAAAACAGAGCTCATCGTTCGCGTGGAGCTGAGCCCCATGCAGAA GAAATACTACAAATACATCCTGACCCGAAATTTTGAGGCCTTGAATTCACGAGGTGGTGGGAACCAGGTGTCGCTGCTGAACATCATGATGGATCTTAAGAAGTGCTGCAACCATCCGTACCTCTTTCCTGTGGCTGCTATG GAGTCCCCCAAACTTCCCAGTGGGGCTTATGAGGGTGGGGCACTTATTAAGGCATCTGGGAAGCTCATGCTGCTGCAGAAGATGCTGCGAAAGCTGAAGGAGCAAGGACACAGAGTGCTCATCTTCTCGCAG aTGACCAAAATGTTAGACTTACTGGAGGACTTCTTAGACTATGAAGGCTACAAGTATGAGCGCATCGATGGCGGCATCACTGGTGCCCTGAGGCAGGAGGCCATTGACCGCTTCAATG CTCCTGGGGCCCAACAATTCTGTTTCCTCCTGTCCACCCGGGCCGGGGGCCTGGGCATCAATCTGGCCACTGCTGACACTGTCATCATCTTCGATTCAGACTGGAACCCCCATAATGATATCCAG GCCTTCAGCCGCGCTCATCGGATCGGCCAGGCCAACAAAGTGATGATTTACCGGTTTGTGACTCGTGCCTCTGTGGAAGAGCGAATCACACAGGTGGCCaagagaaagatgatgctgaCACATCTGGTGGTGCGGCCCGGGCTGGGCTCCAAGGCGGGCTCCATGTCCAAGCAGGAGCTGGACGACATCCTCAAATTTGGTACTGAGGAGCTATTTAAGGATGAAAATGAGG GTGAGAACAAGGAGGAGGACAGCAGTGTGATTCACTATGACAACGAGGCCATTGCTCGGCTCTTGGACCGGAACCAGGATGCAACTGAGGACACTGACGTACAGAACATGAACGAGTATCTCAGCTCCTTCAAGGTGGCCCAGTATGTGGTGCGGGAAGAAGACAAG ATTGAGGAAATTGAACGAGAGATCATCAAGCAGGAAGAGAACGTCGACCCCGACTACTGGGAGAAGCTGCTGCGGCACCACTATGAGCAACAGCAGGAAGACCTGGCGCGGAACCTCGGCAAGGGCAAGCGGGTCCGCAAGCAGGTCAACTACAATGACGCTGCTCAGGAGGACCAAG ATAATCAGTCAGAATACTCAGTGGGATCAGAAGAGGAGGATGAAGACTTTGATGAGCGTCCTGAAG GGCGTCGACAGTCAAAGAGGCAGCTTCGGAATGAAAAGGATAAGCCACTGCCTCCACTGCTGGCTCGAGTTGGGGGCAACATCGAG GTACTGGGATTCAACACCCGTCAGCGGAAGGCCTTCCTCAATGCGGTGATGCGCTGGGGCATGCCCCCGCAGGACGCCTTCACCACCCAGTGGCTGGTGCGGGACCTCAGAGGCAAGACTGAGAAAGAGTTCAA GGCCTATGTGTCTTTGTTCATGCGCCATCTCTGTGAGCCTGGGGCAGACGGCTCTGAAACCTTTGCTGACGGAGTCCCTCGGGAGGGGCTGAGTCGCCAGCAAGTGTTGACCCGCATTGGAGTCATGTCTCTCGTCAAGAAAAAG GTACAGGAGTTCGAGCACATCAATGGGCGCTGGTCTATGCCAGAGCTGATGCCTGACCCCAGTGCTGACTCCAAGCGCTCCTCCAGAGCCTCCTCTCCTACCAAAACATCTCCTACCACTCCTGAGGCCTCGGCTGCAAACAGCCCTTGCACCTCGAAACCTG CTACTCCAGCTCCCAGTGAGAAAGGAGATGGCATAAGGACACCTCTGGAGAAGGATGAAGCAGAAAACCAGGAGGAGAAGCCAGAAAAGAATAGCAGGATTGGGgagaagatggagacagag GCTGATACCCCCAGCccatccccatccctgggagAGCGGCTAGAGCCAAGGAAGATGCCTCTAGAGGATGAGGTGCCAGGGGTACCTGGAGAGATGGAGCCTGAACCTGGGTACCGGGGGGACAGAGAGAAGTCAG CAGAAGATGTGAAAGGGGAGCGGGAGCTTCGGTCTGGGCCTCCTCGAGATGAGCCACGGTCCAATGGGCGACGtgaggagaaggcagagaaaccGCGGTTCATGTTCAACATTGCAGATGGTGGCTTCACAG AGCTTCACACGCTGTGGCAGAATGAGGAGCGGGCGGCTATTTCCTCCGGGAAACTCAACGAGATCTGGCACCGAAGACACGACTATTGGCTCCTGGCTGGGATTGTCCT CCATGGATATGCACGGTGGCAGGACATCCAGAATGATGCTCAGTTTGCCATTATCAATGAGCCATTTAAAACTGAAGCCAATAAGGGGAACTTTctggagatgaaaaataaattcctgGCCCGGAGATTCAAG CTCCTGGAGCAGGCGCTGGTGATTGAGGAGCAGCTGCGGCGGGCGGCCTACCTGAACCTATCACAGGAGCCGGCGCACCCCGCCATGGCCCTCCACGCCCGCTTCGCCGAGGCCGAGTGCCTGGCCGAGAGCCACCAGCACCTCTCCAAGGAGTCGCTGGCGGGGAACAAGCCGGCCAACGCCGTCCTGCACAAGG TTCTGAACCAGCTGGAGGAGTTGCTGAGCGACATGAAGGCGGACGTGACCCGCCTGCCAGCCACGCTGTCCCGAATACCCCCCATCGCAGCCCGCCTTCAGATGTCCGAGCGCAGCATCCTCAGCCGGCTGGCCAGCAAGGGCACGGAGCCTCACCCCACACCG GCCTTCCCCCCGGGTCCATACGCTACACCTCCGGGGTACGGGGCGGCCTTCAGCGCCGCACCCGTCGGGGCCCTGGCCGCCGCAGGCGCCAATTACAGCCAGATGCCAGCAGGGTCCTTCATCACAG CCGCCACCAACGGCCCTCCAGTGCTggtgaagaaggagaaggaaatggtggggGCACTGGTGGCAGACGGGCTGGATCGGAAGGAGCCCCGAACCGGGGAGGTGATCTGTATAGACGACTGA